The genomic window ATCGAGACAGCACCGAAACAGTACCATATCACGGAGGTCACCAAGCTGCTTTGAGGGGATTCATCAAAGGTTCAGCGTGCAGGACTACGCAACATCATGGCAGCAAAAAGAGAAGGGTATTGTGACTGGCTGCACTATATCAGTAGTCCTCTTCATCAAGGCCATGAACCTACTTATAGAGGCTGGGAAAAGAGAGACCAGAgggccaaagacaagcaccaatATCAGACAGCCGCCAAGCAGAGGATTTATGGATGACCTTACAATTACAACCACAATACATATCCAGGCCGGATGGGTACTCCAGGCAATGGACGAGACAGCTACATAGGCGTGAATGAAATTTAAACCTGACAAGTCAAGGTATTTGGTGATAAAGAAAGGCCAACATACCCAGAAGTTCACCTTGAGGACCCAGGATGAAGAAATCCCATCTATCATAGGAAACCCCATCAAGTGCCTGGGGAAATGGTATGATAACAGCCTGAAGGCTGTCAACAACAGCGGACGCCTGGAGGAACAAACAACTGTAAGGCTGGTAAAGATCGATAAATCAGGTTTACCAGGAAAGATCAAGGCATGGACCTTCCAACATAGGCTCCTACCCAGACTAATGTGGCCAATAATGGATGCTGTATGACATTGCCCTGTCAACGATTGAGAGCATGGAGAGGAAGATTAACCGGTATCTGAGAAGGTGGTTGGGAGCACCACAGTGTTTCTCTTCAACAGGGCTCTACAGCAAGTCAGCCAGGCTCCGGTTGCCCCTCTCCTCAGTTGTAGAGGAACAGAACTAAgctatttggtccatcaaatctgTTCCACATTTGCTTCATGCTTCATGCACCAacactgagcttgtcaatttaatcaactttacctctaacttccaccctgcccttaatttCTGAACAttcacactcaccccatctttgCGCTGCCTCAGTGGTGATAGAGTTGCTCTTGTCCTTTCCTACTACTTACCTACTTCAGCTTCTGCATTCAGTATACTCCATAAATtctaccatctccaaagggatccatGCAAGGACGACAAGGTCAGTGCAGCAGGAGTCAGGATACAGACAGAGAGCAAATGGAAGGTGGCAGAGGCAGTAGAAGATGCAGAGTCCCGACTTCACCACAGAGACATTGTCGGAAGAGTCTGTAAGGGCAGACGAGGCCTGGGATGTGAGTCAACAACTAGGTGGAGGGAGGCCAAGCCCAAGGACAGATGACACTTGGTCCAGCAAGAGAGAAGGAAGAAAGAGGAGAAGGCTAGATATGTGTGTGCAGTGGAGATGGGGAGTAAAGCGACCTGGACAAAGTGGGAAACAGAACAGAGAGTGTTGACATGGGATGACATATGGAAATATACATCTTTCCATATCCAGTTCTTACTGAGGGCTGATTATGATGTATTACCAACTCCAACAAACCTGTGGAACTGGGGAATAACAGAAGACCCAACGTGCCATCTGTACCAGAAACTAGCCAACCTAGAGCATGCTAGGGTGCCCTTTCCTAAGGACGGTACAGATGGAGACATGACCAGGTTCTGAGAGCACTCGCCCACACTTTGGAGACAGAGAGGAAAAAGGACCACAAAAAGGACAGCCAACtaaacttcatcaggactggggaacatgctgcagcaacaaataAGCATGGAGACAGTATCCTGAGCATGGCCAAGGACTGGGTGATGAAGATCGATCTCAAAAAGAAGCTGATGTTCCCACCAGTTGTAGACACCACACTTTGACCAGGCTTTCTCCTATTGTCAGAGAGTGCAAAGAAGCTCGTGATGATAGAGCTAACAGTACCATGGGAGACCCGATGCCAAGATGCTCGTGAGAGGAAGCTTGTGAGGTACGAAGACCTGGTGGTGGACTGCAGACGTGGAACTACCCTGTCGAAGTGGGGGCAAGAGAATTTCCCACCATGTCATGCTGGAAGATGATGACAGCTTTAGTGATACAAGGGAGAACCAGGAAGAGAGATGTTAACACCATGGCCCAAGCAGCAGAGAGAGCATCCAGTTGGCCGTGGCTGTGAAGGGACAATAGTAGCTGGACGTCTGACTGTTGGGGGCAGAAGACTGATCACCTTCTGCCTCCCACCACCCCGAGGATGTTCTGGGTTAGGCgatgttgtgatggaaatgagacaGATTCTATGGGTCTCAATGGCAAGGGctctggacacacagttttaaCAACTGTTATGgtttcaagcaacaataaatatatgagggAGGCAGGGGTTTCTATAACAAATAAcatatttattaaacactgaaaacaatccccccaaaagtaaacaaaccactcatgtaaccggaaatcagcggctgtgcggcagcttaaacagttcttaaagtaatgaagcttaaacagttcttaaagtgatgttgcaaaaacagttcttcaaagtagtattgccagaagttcaaaatgctcacagttcatttaagggagagactttttaagatgatttaagttctctttcacgtcgtgttgctttgGTTCCCAAACCGAATTTTTCTCACGAAGATGAATTTACGTAGATGGACAAAtggaacagcttaaaggcactgacgtttcctttacagaactgttcccaatcttttctgctatttcacagggattaacacaagaacagtcaacgaattccttccgaataaggatcaaacaaggtcgaacctgtttcaccattgaaatcgattctcctcaatcttttaactcctgaactctgatcttcactctccactgattctcaactagcagtgttataaagaaactgctggcaatgaccttttaaactttaggcattagataaaacttcatctttcaactaaactgtgtcataacattaaatcacgcagttgCATTAAaccaacatggcaaatccagccacgaactgcccctcctcacagggaggggccCTCCTTTTATAccgtgtaaaaaaaacctgtcacatgacctctactggtgggaaaatgacatcactccaccatcacaagaccattacctcaagtccagtatagcttcaacaccagtcCTGTGACatgtacaccactgtcacgtgtcacgggtacgtaacacttccctccaaaaaaaaacatttttcgtctgacaaaaaaaaaattttaacaattatttacaagaaaaacaaatatataaattttataacataaatatacaatacagtatcatcatataacatcttacaactcacaatacagtaagagtgttacaattgtaaaaaaaacactccataaaaaaaattacattgtacattcaacatcgagataaacaatcagcaaccacattatctttacctttaatatgagttatcacaatattgtactcttgtaacatcaaactccaatttaataaccttctgtttttgtttttcatcttactcagaaacactaatggattatgatcagtgtaaacaataagtggttgcACACGTAGCAGCCTTTATAGTTCAGTGGGCTGGAGGGTCTAGCCCAGGTGATTCACCAGGGGGCCAACGGCTTGGCGCTAGATGgattaatccaattaaggtggccaatggttaagtgtgcattgattagttgggaggggtgaaatgttgactggcatgtggtgtgacctctgaccaggtgagggcagtgctgtGGATACAGGGGATGAAATGTCTGAAGATGGATGGACCCGGCTGATGACTCAACGGTCCAGCAGCAGATGCATCACTGCTGCTTAAGGTAaaactcctctctcccttccattTGGGGCCTTGatcagtcctttcaggtgaggtaacacttcacctgcaaatttgtTGGGGTCGTctgttgtgtccagtgctcctgatacatcctgctctacattggtgagacctgttatAAATTGTTGATGAATTTGTCGAACACCTCCAGTCAATCCagcaaaagtggaacttcctttactttctttctcaatctttttattattatttataatatgaacaaaatacaaatgatatattaataaagggattacaaacatacaaattcccattacacataaaaaaatacataagcaatggttacagtataaatgagtttaccaaaacatgaaccatacagtataagtatgaacatggtaaataaagtggaacttcctggtggccaaatatATTAATTCTAATTTCCATTTGCATACTTGCATGTTGGTCtatggcctccttttgtgccagCATGAGGCCACCCCCAGAGTAGAAGAgcacacattatattccatctggtaaGATTCCAACCCATGGATATTtacttctccttctggtaatttcttccctCCCCATCCTCTCTTCTCTATTCCCCAATCAGACCTGTTTCTTATTCTTACATGCCTATCATTTCACCCTGGGTCCattcaccttccctttctccagtccAATATGCCCTCTGCAGAGATTCCTTCTAATTCAACTGTTTACCTTCCCATCCACCTtgcctttcctctctccctctgtttcAGCCTCCACTTCACACTGCCTCACCTCtcttcctcactgttccctcttTCACTGACCCCTAATTTTCTCCTCCCCTATTTCTCTCCATCTCAACTCCTTATCCTCTCTCACACTAACTTTCCCCCTTTCCCCACCTCCTGTCAACCATACCCCTCTCAgtaccttccctctccctctctcattccttcttctcctgtTCTGTaaccctctctccccatctcacaTTGACTTCACCCCCTCTTCTATCCCTTTGTTCTCTCTCTTCTATCAGTTTTCACCCTCTTCCCCACTTGTCATTCTCCCTTATTGTACCCCTTACaatcctccccatcactccctccaTCCCTCACGTCTACCctcgcctctccctccctctgctccctcctcccttcccactactcccctcctcctccctccctcttctcCTCTTCTCCTCCACACCATTTTCTTCTCCAAACACCACTCGCCTACAACATTCCctgctcaccaccctcctcttctAACACTCTTTCTAGCCTCCCCATCCACTCCCCATCGCcaaccactctcctctccccatctcctatgcactcccctttcccccacctcAATCTTTCCTCCTTTCCCCTTCTGCATTCCTCCATCTCCCCCTCTGTGTTCACCTGCACCTGCCTCCCATCCTCTCCAgccttcctccctctcacccatctGAACACTCCACTgcatctccccatcccccactccAACCTATCACACCCCTtaccctccccttctcctcttccttctctccccattccctctccctctgcccatCCCCTAACCACTTCCACATACCGTTCCCCCATATACCCTCCCCTCGctatcccttcccttcccctctccatcccatGTGATGCCTTTCCAATCGCCCTTCCCTACTCTGCCCATTGTCACACCCGCTCTCCATCCCCACTCTATCATTTCATACCCACTCGCTTCTCACAcaatcccctcccctcaccattatCACGTCCCCTAACCCCCTTATCCCTTTCACGCATTATATCACCTACCCCCATCATCTCAGTCTCtcctcctttatctctttcacccctttccttcctctccctcaccgCTATCCCCTGTGAACCCCTCCCACTCCCTTTTTCACtcatccccatctctctctctctctctctctctctctctctctctctctctctcctttccctaCTCTTCTCCTCACCCCCGACCCCTTCTCCATTTGGGTAATTATAATTTATGACGCCATTGGCTGCTCACGCTTGAATGACAGACGTTTATCAAATGGAGTCGCAGGACTGAAGGGGCTCCTGGCTTTGTTCATGCCCCGGATGATTGTGTAGAAGTAGTTGATAGTTGCGTGAATGGAGCGGAATGAGTCGCCCGCTTCCAGTGACGGGGTCTCCTGGTTCTGGGTCCTCCTGATTTTAGGGGTCATTGTTGTGATCGTACTCTGCTTATGGTGTTGCTGTGAGAAAGGTGTCCGTTTACGGGACATCCCCGGACATCTGTATGACCGATTTTTCAAATCTTACGGTACGGTCCCGCGGACTCTGTACTGCCAAGGTAAGACTGCACTGTGGTATCGGAGGAATGGAGATCAATCTTACTGAAACATCTCAGACCCTGTGGGTACAGGATAAGATAGTTGTAAGAGAATTCGCTTCCTGAAGGGTCGGGGATTGCAGGTGCTGGGGAACAGGACAGGACGCAATCTGTGGTGATGAGTTGAAGTGGGAGCAGAGTGACTGAAAGGACGGCTGGTGTTTTTATGAAGGGAGAGGCACAGGAGGAATGGGCAGGGCTGGTCAGTGTGGAGGGGTTTGTGATGGAAAGATGTGGCTATGAACGAAGGTGACCGATGAACGTGTGTTTTGTACTAGTGCAGAGTTACGGTCAGGGCAATGTCCACCACGAAATTGTGAAAAGGCTGAACATTATTGAAGGACGAGGTTTTCCGCTTGTTCTCTTTGTCTACAAAGTGACCCGTGAAACTGAGGATCTCCGCAACGCCCTGCAGTGGATTGAAGGTAGGATTTCATTCAAGCCTCTGAGAATCTCGGTGTATTTTTCCCCTTTAGTAACAATCATGTACATTCCCAGTGCAGCGCCGGGAGTGCCCTGTTCTGTAAAAGGACCGTCCACTCTCACTTGACTGAAGGTCTCATTGTTTACAGGTTGCTCAGTTATTCCAGGTCTCCTGGGTTAGTAAGTATCATTGATCCAATACTACAGTGATTCATAGAGCTAATATTTCAGACCAGACAGCCCAGCGTGAAGCAGGAGACAGACCTTCACCCAGCACAGTTGCGATAAACCACATGAATCTGTGCTGGAAGGTACTTTGAACCTGGAACTGTACAGCACACGAACAGGTCCTTCAGTTCAGTGCGTGTGGCTCTAGTATGATGCAAATTaaactctctgtataaaaaaccttgccccaccCTGGCATCCTCATTAAACTTTACCTCTCTCACTTTAGCATTATATAATAACGCTGTACAACACCAGTGACCCTGATTGAATTCAAATGCCATCAGTTTGTAGGACGTTTGTAGGTTCTCCAAGTGACTGTGCTTGTTTCCACTGGGTACTTCCATTTCCTTCCACTTTGTAAAGACATTCTTGTTAGCAAATCTTACtaagttttagagtcagaatctgAATCAAACATTCAGAAATCAAGTTAAAGTTATTAtcaatatctatatatatattcctgtacctaataaagtagccactaaatgtatgctcatggtcttctatAGCACATCTCATTCAAGGTTCAAGATGTTATGCATGTTGTTGTTATAACATGTGCTTATCTGAGTTATTGTCCTATTCGTGTTAGCTTgtacctgtctggccattctcctctgaactctgtcAATAACAGGGCTTTTTCACCCACTCACTGCATGTATGTTtcttttcttgcaccattctctgtaaactctagagactgttgagctttaaaaatcccaggagataatGCAGTTTCTTATATACCCATCTGGcttcagcaatcattccatggtcaaagtcacatagatcacagttcttccccattctgatgtctgaacaacaaccaaacCTATTgactattcaaagttcaaaatacatttattatcaaactatccagacattatacaaccttgagatttgtctcctaacaggtgGTCACAAATCAAATGAACCAGAAACATTAAAAATGAT from Hypanus sabinus isolate sHypSab1 chromosome 1, sHypSab1.hap1, whole genome shotgun sequence includes these protein-coding regions:
- the LOC132393930 gene encoding uncharacterized protein LOC132393930 isoform X3, with amino-acid sequence MERNESPASSDGVSWFWVLLILGVIVVIVLCLWCCCEKGVRLRDIPGHLYDRFFKSYGTVPRTLYCQVQSYGQGNVHHEIVKRLNIIEGRGFPLVLFVYKVTRETEDLRNALQWIEGKGEKREDIYAAILLEKCLDKQKKPVEVAHQGMFDANTVAVRILYQQQRNAPDKILDCPSNREAMEKVRWSITDFQKEERFQSSTREGW
- the LOC132393930 gene encoding uncharacterized protein LOC132393930 isoform X4 encodes the protein MERNESPASSDGVSWFWVLLILGVIVVIVLCLWCCCEKGVRLRDIPGHLYDRFFKSYGTVPRTLYCQVQSYGQGNVHHEIVKRLNIIEGRGFPLVLFVYKVTRETEDLRNALQWIEGKGEKREDIYAAILLEKCLDKQKKPVEVAHQGMFDANTVAVRILYQQQRNAPDKILDCPSNREAMEKVRWSITDFQKEERFYKRRLVIT
- the LOC132393930 gene encoding uncharacterized protein LOC132393930 isoform X1, which produces MERNESPASSDGVSWFWVLLILGVIVVIVLCLWCCCEKGVRLRDIPGHLYDRFFKSYGTVPRTLYCQVQSYGQGNVHHEIVKRLNIIEGRGFPLVLFVYKVTRETEDLRNALQWIEGKGEKREDIYAAILLEKCLDKQKKPVEVAHQGMFDANTVAVRILYQQQRNAPDKILDCPSNREAMEKVRWSITDFQKEERFQTGSTREGW
- the LOC132393930 gene encoding uncharacterized protein LOC132393930 isoform X2, with the protein product MERNESPASSDGVSWFWVLLILGVIVVIVLCLWCCCEKGVRLRDIPGHLYDRFFKSYGTVPRTLYCQVQSYGQGNVHHEIVKRLNIIEGRGFPLVLFVYKVTRETEDLRNALQWIEGKGEKREDIYAAILLEKCLDKQKKPVEVAHQGMFDANTVAVRILYQQQRNAPDKILDCPSNREAMEKVRWSITDFQKEESRFYKRRLVIT